From a single Vibrio chagasii genomic region:
- a CDS encoding DUF58 domain-containing protein, whose amino-acid sequence MAKPTQAPKSQGFDPRLYCDYSKLVRIQAQAESFSLLPHLKAGSVLSGRHNSLFRGRGLNFEELRHYQLGDDIRNLDWKVTMRTGKPHVRSYTEEKDRNVMICVDQRSSMFFASQDTMKSVVAAELAALCGWRVLKDGDRVGFVLASHQKLFHTKAQRSQSDLLSQLKHLAKANQSLGVNVSDNEGVGFTQWIELIKRMRLKQSTLIFISDWRDCQEHHLDRLKQLQQHNDILAIMVTDPLERSLPRDLASANWVVGDGRFQLSLDSQSKVSLASESLAQKAALQKQSLAKLMAMKNLPYIELDTSGNHISQLQKLVGGR is encoded by the coding sequence ATGGCGAAGCCAACACAAGCTCCCAAATCGCAAGGCTTTGATCCAAGGCTGTACTGTGATTACTCAAAGTTAGTGCGAATACAGGCGCAAGCTGAGTCGTTTTCTCTGTTACCTCACCTAAAAGCGGGCAGTGTCCTTTCGGGAAGACACAATTCGTTGTTTCGTGGTCGTGGTTTGAACTTTGAAGAGTTACGGCATTACCAACTCGGTGATGATATCCGTAACCTCGATTGGAAAGTGACCATGCGAACTGGGAAACCACATGTTCGTAGCTATACCGAAGAGAAAGACCGTAACGTGATGATCTGTGTAGACCAACGCAGCTCTATGTTCTTTGCCTCCCAAGACACCATGAAGTCTGTCGTTGCCGCTGAACTGGCGGCATTGTGTGGTTGGCGAGTTCTTAAGGATGGAGACCGCGTCGGTTTTGTTTTGGCGTCACACCAAAAGCTATTTCACACAAAAGCGCAGCGTTCTCAGTCTGATTTGCTCTCCCAACTCAAACACCTTGCTAAGGCGAACCAAAGCTTGGGTGTTAATGTAAGCGACAATGAAGGAGTCGGGTTTACTCAATGGATCGAATTGATTAAGCGAATGAGGTTAAAACAGTCGACGTTAATCTTCATTAGCGACTGGCGTGATTGCCAAGAGCATCACCTAGACCGTTTGAAACAACTTCAACAGCATAACGATATCCTCGCCATCATGGTCACTGACCCATTAGAGCGTTCACTGCCAAGAGATCTTGCAAGCGCAAACTGGGTGGTGGGTGATGGTCGTTTTCAATTGAGCCTAGATAGCCAATCTAAGGTAAGCCTTGCAAGCGAGAGCCTAGCTCAGAAAGCTGCACTTCAAAAACAATCTCTAGCTAAATTAATGGCGATGAAAAACCTTCCATATATCGAATTAGACACGTCTGGCAATCATATTTCCCAGTTACAAAAGTTAGTGGGAGGGCGCTAA
- a CDS encoding DUF4381 domain-containing protein: protein MTVEHAPPSTYILRELHDVAIPNSVSWAPQTIGWKILGVILLLAALYLAYRLALRWWNNRYRKEALNELMLLDARDKNSPEQAFKVLKVVLRYLDSSNAKLFGQAYVKRLNAYLPVNGQRESNNAFFAEEISGLWMQSLIDPKVRLTFEQRTEVIQTSMMWLKLHKPDVQVPVEGKVND from the coding sequence ATGACAGTCGAACACGCGCCTCCTAGTACTTATATCCTGCGTGAACTTCACGATGTGGCGATACCTAATAGTGTTAGCTGGGCGCCACAAACCATTGGTTGGAAGATCCTTGGCGTTATCTTGTTACTAGCGGCTCTCTACCTGGCCTATCGTTTGGCTCTAAGATGGTGGAATAATCGCTATCGAAAAGAAGCACTTAATGAATTGATGTTATTGGATGCGAGAGACAAAAACTCCCCTGAGCAGGCCTTTAAAGTGCTTAAGGTTGTACTTCGTTACCTAGACAGCAGTAATGCAAAGCTGTTTGGGCAAGCTTATGTGAAACGTTTGAATGCGTACCTTCCTGTGAACGGGCAAAGAGAGAGTAACAACGCATTCTTTGCTGAGGAAATCTCAGGACTATGGATGCAAAGCCTCATTGATCCAAAGGTACGCTTGACCTTTGAACAGCGCACGGAAGTCATTCAAACCTCTATGATGTGGCTAAAACTTCATAAGCCTGATGTTCAAGTGCCGGTTGAGGGGAAAGTAAATGATTAA
- a CDS encoding VWA domain-containing protein, which yields MINLFSSSFEFAHPLWFVALPLPLLVYLAVPAYRTKQMAIKVPFFHELVEAIGEAPSEGASQLTPSWWQRTTLIITWVLVVCALAKPTILGEPQVREQLGRDVMVVVDLSGSMAEQDFTSKQGKKISRLEATKEVLADFAKTRKGDRLGLILFGDAAFVQTPFTADQDVWLELLNQTDVAMAGQSTHLGDAIGLAIKVFEQSGKQMSVEQAQNDIEREKVVIVLTDGNDTGSFVEPIDAAKVAKAKGVRIHVIAMGDPQTVGEVALDMETIKRIASESGGEAFEALNRDELSTAYEQIGQLEPQLYESTTYRPKQGLHHYLVAVVVLMYLTAFSLATVRRRRAVRLSNLETKGESDV from the coding sequence ATGATTAATCTCTTCTCTTCTAGCTTTGAATTTGCACATCCGTTGTGGTTCGTTGCACTGCCTTTGCCTCTGTTGGTCTACTTAGCGGTGCCTGCATATCGCACCAAACAAATGGCCATTAAAGTGCCGTTTTTCCACGAATTGGTGGAAGCGATTGGGGAAGCACCTTCTGAAGGGGCAAGTCAATTGACGCCAAGCTGGTGGCAACGCACCACACTCATTATTACTTGGGTTTTGGTTGTTTGTGCCTTAGCTAAACCGACCATTCTTGGTGAACCTCAAGTGCGTGAACAATTAGGTCGAGATGTCATGGTGGTCGTTGATTTATCTGGATCAATGGCAGAACAAGACTTCACATCTAAGCAAGGCAAGAAAATCTCTCGCTTGGAAGCAACGAAAGAGGTGTTGGCAGACTTTGCGAAAACCAGAAAAGGCGACCGCTTAGGTTTGATCCTGTTTGGTGATGCTGCGTTTGTACAAACTCCTTTCACTGCCGACCAAGATGTATGGCTAGAACTATTAAATCAAACGGATGTTGCTATGGCAGGGCAGAGTACTCACTTGGGTGATGCGATTGGCTTAGCGATAAAAGTGTTTGAGCAGAGCGGTAAGCAGATGTCTGTCGAACAAGCCCAAAACGATATCGAACGTGAGAAGGTGGTGATTGTACTGACTGATGGTAATGATACGGGCAGTTTTGTAGAGCCAATTGACGCTGCAAAAGTGGCTAAGGCGAAAGGGGTTCGTATTCACGTGATTGCGATGGGTGACCCTCAGACTGTGGGTGAAGTAGCCTTGGACATGGAGACCATCAAGCGTATCGCCTCTGAATCTGGCGGTGAGGCATTTGAAGCGCTAAACCGTGATGAACTTAGCACAGCCTACGAGCAAATCGGTCAACTTGAGCCTCAGTTATACGAAAGCACAACTTATCGACCTAAGCAGGGCTTACACCACTATTTAGTGGCAGTCGTTGTACTCATGTATCTCACTGCATTTAGCCTTGCAACGGTAAGACGTCGCCGTGCCGTTCGTTTGTCGAACCTTGAAACGAAAGGAGAGAGTGATGTTTGA
- a CDS encoding VWA domain-containing protein, translating into MFDSLAVQQFFTQFHFIRPLWLLAFVPMFFLLWLRWREETKPSWKDILPEHLRNALTIGETGWRKQLPLKLLMVIVTIAIIICSGPTWQREASPFGEDKASMLVVLDNSESMLEKDLPPSRLERSKQKIRDLLAARKGGNTGLVVYAGSAHVAMPVTQDSKVFEPFLAAITPEIMPVDGKAAEKALPLVQQQLSGEPGSTVLLVSDGVNPTTIKAYEQFFNENSYQLLILAAGNSQIVSNNPVDLDSLRSLAKATGGRLIEVTVDDSDIKALNSAVERNMQLNGESSMPWKDMGYGLLFPIAFIMLLWFRKGWLVQWCLIGVVTTGAFYAPNSMAETVKLTADRPVEVETLSAWDKTAQWWWDLWLTPDQQGQRLLNQQQYLEAAKHLEDPLRKGAAYYYAREFKLAHSAFLQVDSDFGLYNAASALARQREYLAARDLLKSLNDKPDLDPNLKPDVQHNLAVVNGIVEEVNRTSESQAGTTDGPEESFELDEDKPRTGDGAEEETVAELMLKETLNANEILGSQELADKWLKRVEADPKYFLRAKFQIQLREPSPVSNEEQK; encoded by the coding sequence ATGTTTGATTCTCTCGCAGTTCAACAGTTCTTTACTCAGTTTCATTTTATTCGCCCACTCTGGCTCTTAGCATTCGTGCCGATGTTTTTCTTACTTTGGTTACGTTGGCGAGAAGAGACTAAACCGAGTTGGAAAGACATTCTGCCAGAGCATTTACGCAATGCGTTGACGATTGGTGAGACCGGGTGGCGAAAACAACTGCCACTCAAGCTGCTGATGGTTATCGTGACTATTGCGATTATTATTTGCTCAGGGCCAACGTGGCAGCGTGAAGCATCGCCATTTGGTGAAGACAAAGCCTCAATGTTGGTGGTACTTGATAATAGCGAATCCATGCTAGAAAAGGATTTACCTCCTAGTCGCTTAGAGCGCTCGAAGCAAAAAATTCGAGACTTATTGGCGGCGCGCAAAGGCGGTAATACAGGTCTAGTTGTGTATGCAGGAAGTGCACATGTCGCGATGCCGGTTACTCAAGATAGCAAGGTTTTCGAACCGTTTTTGGCAGCAATTACCCCTGAAATTATGCCTGTTGATGGCAAAGCGGCTGAGAAAGCCCTGCCTTTGGTTCAACAACAATTGTCTGGTGAGCCTGGCTCAACCGTGTTGCTAGTATCTGATGGTGTGAATCCTACAACCATCAAAGCGTACGAACAATTTTTCAATGAAAACAGTTACCAACTGTTGATCTTGGCCGCGGGTAATAGCCAAATTGTGAGTAATAACCCAGTAGACCTTGATTCATTGCGCTCGCTAGCCAAAGCCACGGGTGGTCGCTTGATTGAAGTGACAGTAGACGATTCTGACATCAAAGCACTTAACAGTGCGGTAGAACGTAACATGCAGCTCAATGGTGAATCTTCGATGCCTTGGAAAGATATGGGTTACGGCTTGTTGTTCCCAATTGCCTTCATTATGTTGCTTTGGTTCCGCAAAGGTTGGCTCGTGCAATGGTGTCTAATTGGTGTTGTGACGACAGGTGCTTTTTATGCGCCGAACTCAATGGCAGAAACGGTCAAACTGACGGCGGACAGACCTGTTGAAGTGGAAACGTTATCGGCTTGGGATAAAACCGCCCAATGGTGGTGGGATTTATGGCTGACACCAGACCAACAGGGTCAGCGATTGTTAAACCAACAACAATACTTAGAAGCGGCGAAACACCTTGAGGATCCACTTAGAAAAGGTGCCGCTTACTACTACGCACGAGAGTTTAAACTTGCCCATAGCGCGTTCTTACAAGTCGACAGTGATTTTGGTTTGTACAACGCGGCCAGTGCTCTAGCAAGGCAACGAGAGTATTTGGCTGCACGAGATTTGTTGAAAAGCTTAAATGATAAGCCTGACCTTGACCCTAATTTAAAGCCTGACGTACAGCACAACTTGGCCGTGGTTAATGGCATTGTTGAAGAGGTTAACCGAACCAGTGAAAGCCAAGCAGGGACGACAGATGGCCCTGAAGAATCGTTTGAACTAGACGAGGACAAGCCACGTACGGGCGATGGTGCAGAAGAAGAGACAGTTGCTGAGCTCATGCTAAAAGAAACGCTCAATGCGAATGAGATTCTTGGTAGTCAAGAATTGGCCGATAAGTGGTTAAAGCGAGTGGAAGCGGATCCTAAGTATTTCCTTCGAGCTAAGTTTCAAATCCAATTGCGCGAACCATCACCAGTATCTAACGAGGAGCAAAAGTAA
- a CDS encoding BatD family protein produces MLMALLITLCSSTAYARDIYDLQRSGDVELIAWVGEKPKSGDKITPAKVSVNEQVILNIEVATPRWFTGGTRIGSIEIPNVIAKQRNQLATNYTERVGGTTWSRQRWEITLYPMASGAFVIPTLPVSVKVSAPDGSNVTGTLYTQPIKFEASLPSGLLREDSPWFAATDVEVEQNWQRSSDELKVGDAITRTVTIKAKDSLSVLLPNVLTNESTQQYQAYPQPNRLDDTQERGDYRSSRIEESVYVIQQGGELTLPEFSFQWWNSDKQRLEDVVIKGEVFEAKHTLQSFVKAYMSVFITIGLVSLACVLLFVIGKRYYAARPTPTWLVMRRLLKHGDWAALRTFIYTQLRYQTTELELSKASTEKLWLDDSTALQQGHEDKNVFKRLWKGLKKLANDRSNSHVIRSIAGRLKIPKALPDLKDKIK; encoded by the coding sequence ATGTTGATGGCTCTGCTTATCACCTTGTGTTCCTCTACAGCCTACGCTCGTGATATTTATGATCTTCAGCGCAGTGGTGATGTTGAGCTTATCGCATGGGTCGGAGAAAAACCGAAATCGGGCGATAAGATAACGCCAGCTAAGGTAAGCGTTAATGAGCAAGTGATTTTGAATATCGAAGTCGCGACACCACGTTGGTTTACGGGTGGCACACGCATCGGTAGCATCGAAATCCCGAACGTGATTGCCAAGCAGCGTAATCAGCTTGCAACGAATTACACCGAGAGAGTAGGCGGTACGACTTGGTCTCGCCAGCGCTGGGAAATCACTCTTTATCCGATGGCATCGGGTGCTTTTGTTATTCCTACCTTGCCTGTGAGTGTAAAGGTGTCAGCTCCCGATGGTTCTAACGTGACTGGTACACTTTATACTCAACCGATCAAGTTTGAAGCTTCGCTACCTTCTGGGTTATTACGTGAAGACTCGCCTTGGTTCGCAGCAACGGATGTTGAGGTTGAACAAAATTGGCAACGTTCTAGTGATGAACTGAAAGTCGGCGATGCGATCACTCGAACAGTGACTATTAAGGCAAAGGATAGCTTATCTGTATTGCTACCTAACGTACTAACTAACGAATCTACACAGCAGTATCAAGCTTATCCGCAACCGAACCGCCTGGATGATACCCAAGAGCGAGGAGACTATCGTTCAAGCCGAATTGAAGAATCAGTCTATGTCATTCAACAAGGTGGTGAACTGACGCTTCCTGAATTCTCGTTCCAATGGTGGAATAGCGACAAACAACGTTTAGAAGATGTCGTAATCAAAGGCGAAGTGTTTGAAGCCAAGCACACGTTGCAGTCCTTTGTAAAAGCCTATATGTCGGTATTCATCACGATTGGTTTAGTGTCGTTAGCATGTGTTTTGCTGTTTGTTATTGGTAAGCGTTATTACGCGGCTCGACCAACACCGACGTGGTTAGTGATGAGACGCCTGCTTAAGCACGGCGACTGGGCTGCGTTACGAACGTTTATTTACACTCAATTACGATACCAAACGACGGAGTTAGAGTTATCGAAAGCTAGCACAGAAAAGTTATGGCTGGATGATAGCACTGCACTTCAGCAAGGACATGAAGATAAGAATGTGTTTAAACGTTTGTGGAAAGGGTTAAAAAAACTCGCCAATGACCGGAGTAACTCTCATGTAATTCGCTCAATCGCAGGTCGCTTGAAAATTCCTAAAGCCTTGCCAGACTTAAAAGACAAAATTAAGTAG
- a CDS encoding LysR family transcriptional regulator has protein sequence MKSTELNLIPIFVAIYEEQNLSRAASRMDISQPAVSKALARLRDIYDEPLFHRTTSGVEPTTFAMDIYPAMAAALKNFTSTLSASRDFDPKTSGRVFSIACVSAASYEMMPRVMQLISQVAPGIALEIHPLFTEDYESDLRLQRHDVIIDMTPRGRTTLKHEVVSTEELVVVCREDHPSIGDTIDMEQFLSLEHVVVSKWHARRSLLSSDHFRDLEKRRVVYRAAGVVEMLPVIESSDYIGMLPMSSVRCFSEKYKVKTLPLPFELDNLDMCMIWHPSRTNEPSHKWLRAKIKAAAKEVSA, from the coding sequence ATGAAAAGTACCGAGCTAAATTTAATTCCAATATTTGTCGCTATCTATGAAGAGCAGAACTTATCAAGAGCTGCTAGCCGCATGGATATCAGCCAACCTGCTGTGAGCAAAGCACTTGCGAGGTTGAGAGATATCTATGATGAGCCACTGTTTCACCGTACCACTTCAGGTGTTGAGCCAACCACTTTCGCGATGGATATCTACCCAGCAATGGCGGCGGCACTGAAGAACTTCACGTCGACACTGTCTGCATCAAGAGACTTCGACCCTAAAACCTCTGGCCGCGTTTTTTCTATCGCCTGTGTATCTGCGGCCAGCTATGAAATGATGCCTAGGGTGATGCAATTGATCAGCCAGGTAGCACCGGGTATTGCGTTGGAAATTCACCCTCTGTTTACTGAAGACTACGAGTCTGACCTGAGGCTACAAAGACACGATGTGATCATCGATATGACGCCAAGAGGCCGAACGACGCTCAAGCACGAGGTCGTTTCCACTGAAGAGCTGGTGGTTGTATGCCGAGAAGATCACCCGTCAATCGGTGATACCATCGATATGGAGCAGTTTTTATCACTTGAGCATGTTGTGGTATCAAAATGGCACGCACGCCGAAGCTTATTGAGCTCTGATCATTTCAGAGACTTAGAAAAGCGTAGGGTAGTGTACCGAGCTGCAGGGGTCGTTGAGATGCTGCCAGTGATCGAGAGTTCTGATTACATCGGAATGCTACCTATGTCATCGGTGCGTTGTTTCTCCGAAAAGTACAAGGTGAAAACACTCCCTTTACCATTCGAATTGGACAACCTCGATATGTGTATGATTTGGCACCCAAGCCGCACTAACGAACCAAGCCACAAGTGGTTACGCGCCAAGATCAAAGCCGCAGCAAAAGAGGTCTCGGCTTAG
- a CDS encoding EAL domain-containing protein, translating to MKLNQINITQRFIISNFISLLIVSLAVIMVIRSLYYVESTLKNETSTHVSELIVNSEISRRVFTLTSRVKLLEQTFLFSDNTLSEEAFNVDYQLQKLRDLSTNEGFSQKIDAFIDNFHRFLGSSLALNLILKQTNQIDATLAAQLNQLEFAIADSKLKHLNQHDFIRYNNELDLMNMLRESFLTSGKMVGDIHSRITPETEKVLLIKVEKELDIFLLHLENVDIETSAVIEQKKRIQKTVKRYNAALKRIRANLEQRWLVMASLLDAQSDLLEMVENTESRVQNQALALTAQLEEEIGESRLNAIMISLSAVILSLLLLNYVVRNHIQKPLNALKHGFDRLESGSLREPIALGRNDEWSHLEKAYNDMAGRLSEAYLELTEEKKNFDFLAHHDPLTGLANRLLATKKLDEEIKRSLEQDSRFLLFYLDIDEFKTINDSLGHGQGDNLLINVSNILTTLVGINGFVARMGGDEFMVVFSNISLSEGEQLAERLNQSLRKPYYTEDNSIFVAASIGVCEYPTHGANGETLIRNADTAMYHAKRNGRDQYRVYADKMTHEVNDLIETNMGLHQAVANDELEVFFQPKVDLDSQEIIGAEALVRWRHPKLGLLPPVDFLEVAEKSDLIIDIDKWVFKKVANLITEWQRSGINLEGVTFSINFSARMFYMTDLAEQLQVILDETDCKPHQLLLEITERDMMRDFETCSRTIEVLHSKGYKIAIDDFGTGYSSLSVLKNLSADCVKLDRSFIEDINSSKVDYEITCAVLKLAQILDFSVIAEGLETQSHVKTLRQIGCKYAQGYFFARPLPIDDWVSYFVGNAEQASQASV from the coding sequence ATGAAACTGAATCAAATAAACATTACCCAGCGTTTCATCATCTCCAACTTCATTTCGCTACTTATCGTCAGCCTTGCTGTGATCATGGTGATTCGCTCTTTATATTATGTTGAGTCGACACTTAAAAACGAAACCTCAACACATGTATCTGAGTTGATTGTGAATTCAGAGATCAGCCGCCGAGTTTTCACGCTTACCTCTCGAGTGAAACTGCTCGAACAAACCTTTTTGTTCAGTGATAACACCTTGTCGGAAGAAGCATTTAACGTTGACTACCAACTTCAAAAGCTCAGAGACCTATCGACCAATGAAGGTTTTTCACAGAAGATCGATGCGTTCATTGATAACTTCCATCGTTTCTTGGGTAGCTCACTTGCACTCAATCTAATACTCAAGCAAACCAATCAAATAGATGCCACCTTAGCGGCACAATTGAACCAACTGGAGTTTGCTATTGCCGACAGCAAACTCAAACACCTCAACCAACATGACTTTATTCGTTATAACAACGAGCTCGATCTCATGAACATGTTGCGAGAGTCCTTTCTTACTTCAGGAAAAATGGTCGGTGATATCCATAGCCGCATTACGCCAGAAACAGAAAAAGTGCTTTTGATTAAAGTCGAAAAAGAGCTCGACATATTCTTACTGCACTTAGAAAACGTTGATATTGAAACTTCGGCAGTAATTGAACAGAAGAAGCGCATTCAGAAAACAGTTAAACGCTATAACGCGGCGTTGAAACGAATTCGTGCCAACCTTGAGCAACGCTGGCTGGTGATGGCTTCGCTTTTAGATGCACAAAGTGACTTACTCGAAATGGTAGAGAACACAGAGTCACGCGTTCAAAATCAAGCATTGGCGCTTACCGCTCAATTGGAAGAAGAGATCGGCGAATCACGACTCAACGCCATTATGATCAGTTTATCTGCCGTTATCTTGTCTCTACTACTGCTTAACTATGTGGTAAGGAACCACATTCAAAAACCATTGAATGCACTTAAGCACGGTTTTGACCGCTTAGAATCTGGCAGCTTGAGAGAACCTATTGCACTTGGCAGAAACGATGAATGGTCTCATTTGGAGAAAGCCTACAATGACATGGCAGGAAGGTTGTCTGAAGCTTATCTAGAGCTAACAGAGGAGAAAAAGAACTTCGACTTTCTCGCCCACCACGACCCATTAACAGGGTTAGCGAACCGACTGTTAGCTACAAAAAAACTGGATGAAGAGATCAAACGTTCACTTGAACAAGATTCCCGTTTCTTACTCTTTTATTTAGATATCGACGAGTTTAAAACCATCAATGATTCTCTCGGTCATGGACAAGGTGACAACCTACTTATCAATGTATCGAATATCCTAACCACCCTTGTTGGCATTAACGGTTTTGTTGCACGAATGGGCGGCGATGAGTTTATGGTCGTGTTCTCTAACATCAGCTTGAGCGAAGGCGAACAGCTAGCAGAGCGTTTAAACCAGTCACTTCGTAAGCCTTACTATACCGAAGACAACTCAATATTTGTTGCGGCCAGTATCGGCGTATGTGAATACCCAACTCACGGCGCTAACGGTGAAACTTTAATTCGAAACGCCGACACCGCCATGTATCACGCTAAGCGCAATGGTAGAGACCAGTACCGGGTTTATGCCGATAAGATGACCCACGAAGTGAACGATCTCATCGAAACCAATATGGGGTTGCATCAAGCGGTAGCTAACGATGAACTAGAAGTGTTTTTCCAACCAAAAGTCGATTTAGATTCGCAAGAGATCATTGGGGCAGAAGCACTTGTTCGTTGGCGACACCCGAAGCTAGGCCTACTTCCACCAGTGGATTTTCTGGAAGTGGCAGAGAAGAGTGACCTGATTATCGACATCGATAAATGGGTATTTAAGAAAGTGGCAAACCTAATTACTGAATGGCAACGTTCTGGAATCAATTTAGAGGGAGTGACTTTCTCTATCAACTTCTCAGCGCGAATGTTTTACATGACCGATCTTGCTGAACAACTCCAAGTCATACTCGATGAAACCGACTGCAAACCGCATCAGTTGCTACTTGAGATAACAGAAAGAGATATGATGCGAGACTTTGAAACCTGTTCGAGAACCATAGAAGTGCTTCATTCTAAGGGTTATAAGATCGCAATTGATGATTTTGGTACCGGCTATTCATCTCTTTCGGTACTAAAAAACCTGTCCGCTGACTGCGTTAAATTAGACCGTAGTTTTATCGAAGACATCAACTCATCTAAGGTCGATTACGAGATCACATGTGCAGTATTAAAACTTGCTCAGATACTTGATTTTTCAGTCATTGCGGAAGGACTTGAAACACAAAGCCATGTCAAAACCTTACGTCAGATAGGCTGTAAATACGCGCAAGGCTATTTCTTTGCTCGACCTCTACCTATCGATGATTGGGTCTCTTATTTTGTTGGCAATGCGGAGCAAGCATCACAAGCATCAGTATAG
- a CDS encoding substrate-binding domain-containing protein, with the protein MNRTFHFASLLLAITCSSTSFAGYPEDVFFKYAENKVTRAVSNQVTWGGPTEGPAVRHEKNIIFVASDLRNGGVYGVGKGLSEAISNIDWHLRFIDGLGSEVRQGAAIRKAIGFHPDAIVLGGIDAVRHQKILKQAQDLGITIIGWHATELAGGDPDIGLFTNITTDPLDVAEVAALLAIVDSNEQAKIVVFTDPNYEIAMIKANAMVDTIKQCRNCDVLELIYLPLDQIDQKMPATLKMLDKKYGDNITHILAINDLYIDYAIPSLESNLEENKLIPNNISAGDGSKAAYKRINRDQFQSATVPEPLYLQGWQIVDELNRAFNSMPPSGYSAPVHLVTPNNVAELINNEATGIYDPKNGYREAYLNIWKPQ; encoded by the coding sequence ATGAATAGAACATTTCACTTTGCGAGTTTATTGCTTGCTATCACTTGCAGCTCAACGAGTTTTGCAGGGTATCCAGAGGACGTATTTTTCAAATACGCAGAAAACAAAGTCACACGTGCTGTATCAAACCAAGTCACATGGGGAGGCCCAACGGAAGGTCCTGCCGTGCGCCATGAAAAGAACATTATTTTTGTAGCTTCGGATCTGCGCAACGGCGGTGTTTATGGCGTAGGTAAAGGGTTATCAGAAGCGATATCCAACATTGATTGGCACCTGCGTTTTATCGACGGTCTAGGCTCTGAAGTTCGCCAAGGTGCGGCAATAAGAAAGGCAATAGGTTTTCACCCAGATGCAATCGTGCTTGGTGGAATTGATGCTGTCCGCCACCAAAAGATCTTAAAACAAGCTCAAGATTTAGGAATTACTATCATTGGCTGGCACGCGACGGAGTTAGCAGGTGGAGATCCTGATATTGGTCTCTTCACGAATATCACGACCGACCCATTAGATGTCGCTGAAGTTGCGGCCTTGCTTGCGATTGTTGACTCCAACGAACAAGCAAAAATTGTGGTGTTTACAGACCCAAACTACGAAATTGCGATGATTAAAGCTAACGCTATGGTCGACACCATCAAGCAGTGTCGTAACTGTGATGTTCTGGAGCTTATCTACCTACCACTCGATCAAATCGACCAAAAGATGCCTGCTACCTTGAAGATGCTGGATAAAAAATACGGAGACAATATCACGCATATTTTGGCGATAAACGACTTGTATATCGACTATGCCATCCCCTCCTTAGAATCTAACCTAGAAGAAAACAAACTGATTCCAAACAATATTTCTGCGGGGGATGGTAGCAAAGCCGCCTACAAGCGAATCAACAGAGATCAGTTCCAATCAGCGACTGTTCCAGAGCCTTTATACCTACAAGGTTGGCAAATCGTTGACGAACTCAACCGAGCATTCAATAGCATGCCACCAAGTGGTTATTCTGCGCCTGTTCACCTCGTGACTCCAAACAACGTCGCAGAGCTGATTAACAACGAAGCGACTGGTATTTATGACCCTAAAAATGGCTACCGCGAAGCGTATTTGAATATTTGGAAGCCGCAATGA